A single Hyperolius riggenbachi isolate aHypRig1 chromosome 12, aHypRig1.pri, whole genome shotgun sequence DNA region contains:
- the LOC137540999 gene encoding uncharacterized protein, with protein MQMRFLSESALPGQSVLPVVLLCMRDCREGLCKMSGTWFTTENLIIKIQNSPELYDKTLPGHKDHQRLHDIWRNIAHEFLGEKWEKLSPKTQEAKVGLLRKRWKSVRDSYKKELEKQYQESKSGCGSSQRTRYKFCGILEFMRKHHESAETEDSLPPDPDPEEAEIDAGHNTSSDLEVDDLTPQDGDTATLDESDSTTADQTQPSTLTTRPRTTHRSSRGVRASTQGRRIARGMSRAEYDHKLITSIEKAVDHMEKREEEIKQLKEPCTQYLLSLVPLLQKVPPDKQWAARHAISETLGTFLQTQSQAEENSSNYVTQQHMPHATPQYHSYPQPSYQSHRMYDPPSYPPMHMATRPYGQQPHYPMTGPMRFEQANRYQRSDTPVYTDLSAQTQPQTTSESAPQAFIHDTGSMSDYLAQHE; from the exons ATGCAGATGCGttttttgtcagaatctgctcttccaggtcaaagtgtacttcctgttGTTCTGCTTtgcatgagggattgcagagaagGTTTGTGCAAGATGTCTGGCACGTGGTTTACCACAGAAAATTTAATAATTAAAATACAGAATAGTCCAGAGCTGTATGACAAGACATTGCCTGGACACAAAGATCATCAAAGGCTGCATGACATCTGGAGAAACATTGCCCATGAGTTCCTGGgtgaaaaatgggaaaaattgtCACCAAAGACTCAAGAAGCAAAAG TTGGTCTCCTGCGCAAAAGATGGAAGTCTGTGCGAGACAGTTATAAAAAGGAGCTGGAGAAACAATATCAAGAatctaaaagtgggtgtggcagtTCCCAAAGAACAAGATATAAATTCTGTGGGATTCTGGAATTTATGAGAAAACATCATGAGTCGGCTGA AACTGAAGATAGCCTGCCACCTGATCCTGATCCTGAGGAGGCGGAAATAGATGCAGGCCACAACACTAGCAGTGATCTGGAAGTGGATGATTTAACTCCACAGGATGGTGACACAGCTACACTGGATGAGAGTGACTCAACAACTGCTGATCAAACACAACCCAGTACACTAACTACTAGGCCACGCACAACTCACAGATCTAGTAGAGGTGTGAGGGCATCAACCCAAGGCAGGAGAATAgcaagaggtatgagcagggctgaatatgATCACAAGCTCATTACTTCTATTGAAAAGGCTGTGGATCatatggagaagcgagaggaggaaATCAAACAATTAAAAGAGCCATGCACCCAGTATCTGCTAAGTTTAGTGCCATTGTTACAGAAAGTGCCACCAGATAAGCAATGGGCAGCCAGACATGCCATATCTGAGACCCTGGGCACATTTTTGCAAACTCAGAGCCAGGCAGAAGAAAATAGCTCCAACTATGTCACTCAACAACACATGCCTCATGCCACTCCTCAGTATCATTCATACCCACAACCATCTTACCAGAGTCACCGTATGTATGACCCACCTAGTTACCCACCTATGCATATGGCAACCCGGCCATATGGGCAGCAGCCACATTATCCTATGACAGGACCTATGCGTTTTGAGCAAGCTAATAGGTATCAAAGATCAGACACTCCAGTGTACACTGATTTATCAGCTCAGACCCAGCCACAAACTACTTCAGAATCAGCTCCACAAGCTTTCATTCATGACACTGGAAGCATGTCTGATTATCTTGCACAACATGAGTAG